The DNA window CATCCGCCTGACCGACGTGATCAGCCCAAGCGAACGCATCAAGAAGCTGCGCTAAGTGAAGCGCTTTCTCTGGGTTCTGCTGGCGTTGCCGTTGAGCGTACTGGCTGCTGAGCCTGCGGCAACTAACGCAGCGGCGGCACCTGTTGCCGCGACCGCGCCAATGGTCAGCAGTGGCGTGGCCGGGCAATTGACGCAACTGGTATTCGGCCTGCTGCTGGTGCTGGGGCTGATTTTCTTCCTCGCCTGGCTGTTGCGCCGGGTGCAGCAGGCGGGTCCTGCAGGCAAGGGCCAGGTGATCGAGCTGATTGGCTCGCGTGCGCTCGGGCCGCGTGACCGTTTGATGCTGGTGCAGGTTGGCAACGAGCAGATTCTGCTCGGTCTGAGCCCCGGCACCATCACCGCGCTGCACGTGCTCAAAGAGCCGGTCGAAGTGCCAGGTATCAGCGAGAAAGCGACCCCGGAATTCGCTCAGCATCTGCTGAAGATTCTCGGCAAGGATCAGAAGGATAAGAAGTAATGGGTGCGCTACGCATCGTCTTGACGCTGGCCCTGTTGCTGGCCGCGCCGCTGGCGTTCGCCGCCGATCCGTTGTCGATCCCGGCAATCACGCTGGGCACCAACGCCGACGGCGCGCAGGAATACTCGGTCAGTCTGCAGATCCTGCTGATCATGACCGCGCTGAGTTTTATCCCGGCGGCGGTCATCCTGATGACCAGCTTCACGCGGATCATCATCGTCTTCTCGATCCTGCGCCAGGCCCTCGGTCTGCAACAGACGCCGTCGAACCAGATCCTCACCGGAATGGCGCTGTTCCTGACCATGTTCATCATGGCGCCGGTGTTCGATCGCGTGAACAACGATGCGTTGCAGCCGTACCTGGCCGAGAAACTCACGGCTCAGCAAGCGGTGGAAAAAGCTCAGGTGCCGATCAAGGACTTCATGCTCGCGCAGACTCGCACCAGTGATCTGGAGCTGTTCATGCGTCTGTCCAAGCGCACCGACATTGTCACCCCGGACCAGGCGCCGCTGACCATTCTGGTTCCCGCGTTCGTCACGTC is part of the Pseudomonas sp. TH06 genome and encodes:
- the fliP gene encoding flagellar type III secretion system pore protein FliP (The bacterial flagellar biogenesis protein FliP forms a type III secretion system (T3SS)-type pore required for flagellar assembly.), with amino-acid sequence MGALRIVLTLALLLAAPLAFAADPLSIPAITLGTNADGAQEYSVSLQILLIMTALSFIPAAVILMTSFTRIIIVFSILRQALGLQQTPSNQILTGMALFLTMFIMAPVFDRVNNDALQPYLAEKLTAQQAVEKAQVPIKDFMLAQTRTSDLELFMRLSKRTDIVTPDQAPLTILVPAFVTSELKTAFQIGFMIFIPFLIIDLVVASVLMAMGMMMLSPLIISLPFKIMLFVLVDGWALIIGTLASSFGGVSP
- the fliO gene encoding flagellar biosynthetic protein FliO; translation: MKRFLWVLLALPLSVLAAEPAATNAAAAPVAATAPMVSSGVAGQLTQLVFGLLLVLGLIFFLAWLLRRVQQAGPAGKGQVIELIGSRALGPRDRLMLVQVGNEQILLGLSPGTITALHVLKEPVEVPGISEKATPEFAQHLLKILGKDQKDKK